From the candidate division KSB1 bacterium genome, the window AGTAAAAGGTTTTATAAATCTGGATCAAGAAATAACGCTGTCAATTTTACCCGGACTGGACTACTCCAAGAAAATTGCTCAAGCAGGATTCGAGGCAAAACGAGACGTGATGCTACACTTGCCTATGGAGGCCAAAAACGATGAGGTCGGTTTCGATGGCCTGACCTTACGTTCGGGATTATCCGAAGCTGAAATTAGAGACCGGGTCAGAAAGGCTGTCAAAGGGCTTCCCCATATAACCGGATTAAACAATCACATGGGGTCACTCGCCACTGAAGATGTGAAACTGCTCTCGGTGATGATGGACGAAGTAAAAAAAGCCGGATTGTTTTTTCTGGACAGTCACACCAATTTCGAGACCCGTGCCTATTCGGTGGCTGGAAAAAACGGTATCCCATGTGCCATAAACGACACTTTTCTGGATGCCATTGAAGAGGAACCATTTATCCGGGGGCAAGTATACCTCTTAGCAGAAATCGCTTCCAGAAAAGGCCAGGCCATTGGCATTGGTCACCCCGAAAAATTAACTTTAAAAGTTTTAAAAGAAGAGTTGCCTAAGTTGGAAAGAAGAGGCTTTCAATTTGTAAGTGTTTCCGAGTTGGTAAAATAATTTTATCGCCCACAGAAATGAAATGCCTCAGAAAAGCTTTCAGCAGTCAGTCTTCAGCTTTAAAAAACTGAAAACTGAAAACTGAAAACTGAAAACTGACCGCTGATGGCTGATGGCTTAATTCTGTGGCATTTCAATTCAGTGGGCGTGTTTTTATCTTTTATTAGGAGGATAAAATTTATGATGAGGTTAGGAGTTAATGTGGATCACGTTGCGACGGTTAGAGAGGCTCGTAAGGGCAAATTGCCCGATCCCGTTGCGGGTGCAATCGCGGCTGAAATGGCCGGGGCGGATGGCATTGTTTGTCATCTTCGGGAAGACCGGCGCCACATCAAAGACAAAGACCTGTTTCTTTTAAAGGAGATCGTCAAAACACACCTGAATTTAGAAATGGCCGCAACTGATGAAATGGTTCGGATTGCCACTGAAGTTGTGCCGGACATGGTGACCCTGGTTCCTGAAAAACGCGAAGAGATTACCACCGAAGGTGGACTGGATGTGGAATCCAATGAAGACTGGATCGAAGAGGTCACCAAGCAGCTTCATAGTCACAATATCGTAGTTTCACTGTTTATAGATCCGGATATTAGTCAGATCAAATCGGCGGCGAAGTGTGAGGCGGACTACGTGGAACTTCATACCGGACTTTACGCCAATGCCGAAGATTTGGGCACTATCACGGACGAGCTGGAGAAATTACGCTCCATGGCGATTGGCGCAGCAAAAATGGATTTGGGGGTTAGCGCAGGTCACGGTCTCGACTACCATAATGTCCGCGATATTTTAGAGATCGAGCAGATTGAGGAGTTGAACATCGGACACGCAATTGTGTCAAA encodes:
- a CDS encoding pyridoxine 5'-phosphate synthase, whose amino-acid sequence is MMRLGVNVDHVATVREARKGKLPDPVAGAIAAEMAGADGIVCHLREDRRHIKDKDLFLLKEIVKTHLNLEMAATDEMVRIATEVVPDMVTLVPEKREEITTEGGLDVESNEDWIEEVTKQLHSHNIVVSLFIDPDISQIKSAAKCEADYVELHTGLYANAEDLGTITDELEKLRSMAIGAAKMDLGVSAGHGLDYHNVRDILEIEQIEELNIGHAIVSKAVMVGMERAVREMLDIIRR
- a CDS encoding divergent polysaccharide deacetylase family protein produces the protein MNDTSQKEALKFSVYHVLFDFGIRVDWITGDHHSKTVLVPADLPIVTPYTALVSRFDELGGDLIKAESNPRGDRLTVEVGLKGKSLFQVTLLRDPELRRFAGKIAIVIDDFGYSFSSLVKGFINLDQEITLSILPGLDYSKKIAQAGFEAKRDVMLHLPMEAKNDEVGFDGLTLRSGLSEAEIRDRVRKAVKGLPHITGLNNHMGSLATEDVKLLSVMMDEVKKAGLFFLDSHTNFETRAYSVAGKNGIPCAINDTFLDAIEEEPFIRGQVYLLAEIASRKGQAIGIGHPEKLTLKVLKEELPKLERRGFQFVSVSELVK